The following proteins are co-located in the Pontiella desulfatans genome:
- a CDS encoding sulfatase-like hydrolase/transferase: protein MKKLLISSFMFGCILSVVAKPMNVILVVADDISSREFPFYESTKWTGDRRARTPMMDRMAVDGGCFVETFWAATICKPSRVLLMNGTYAYNNKYWDNKHIGADCRNVYSAYESAPITLGNMSRDAGYANIWVSKNHIASGGDVLSFGFNECVFNPAEPARHMGWNQFGTPNKNPYPIFRTKDPEDWDHESFFWWPEIQLINHPDHPNEPFKFAKTQIDDYAPDLEMAYIFDFMDRSRESVLRAAHAAPWTSGEGLRRAGHADRMAGDSGAGVEERELCPQGAKACRQGRRLV, encoded by the coding sequence GATGAACGTGATTCTGGTGGTGGCCGACGACATCAGTTCGCGCGAATTCCCCTTCTATGAATCGACCAAGTGGACGGGCGACCGCCGGGCCCGAACGCCGATGATGGATCGGATGGCGGTCGACGGTGGATGTTTTGTTGAGACGTTTTGGGCGGCGACCATCTGTAAGCCCAGCCGTGTGCTGTTGATGAACGGCACCTATGCCTACAACAACAAGTATTGGGACAACAAGCATATCGGTGCGGATTGCCGCAATGTCTACTCGGCCTACGAAAGTGCGCCGATCACGCTCGGGAACATGAGCCGCGATGCGGGCTATGCGAACATCTGGGTTTCAAAGAACCACATCGCCAGTGGCGGGGATGTGCTGAGCTTCGGGTTTAACGAGTGCGTGTTCAATCCGGCGGAGCCCGCGCGCCACATGGGGTGGAACCAATTCGGCACGCCGAACAAGAATCCCTATCCAATCTTCCGCACGAAAGATCCCGAAGACTGGGACCACGAATCCTTTTTCTGGTGGCCGGAAATCCAACTGATCAACCATCCCGACCACCCGAACGAACCGTTCAAATTCGCCAAGACGCAGATCGACGACTATGCGCCCGATCTGGAAATGGCATATATCTTCGATTTCATGGATCGCTCTCGGGAATCCGTTCTTCGTGCTGCACACGCCGCACCTTGGACATCTGGCGAAGGATTGCGCCGTGCCGGGCACGCCGACCGTATGGCCGGGGACTCCGGTGCTGGAGTGGAAGAACGGGAACTATGTCCGCAAGGAGCCAAAGCATGTCGCCAAGGCAGACGGCTCGTATGA